A genomic window from Roseofilum reptotaenium CS-1145 includes:
- a CDS encoding serine hydrolase, whose amino-acid sequence MTFFHKDKDLAHLGYQILDNTWTAFPQLSQDQVALTWVVYDPPIWVNTGGALSAEEFWKHPVRGFEYRGKQAIAPAHLVTLFYLVAIYEWLETGMALPSAELERAIQDMIRDRNPDATSLVLDVLTGTTSGPTFSGGPFETWKSQRNIVNRYFQSLGWPELESINVNQKNWTYGAYGRDRLFLGPQMENQNRLTTNATARLLHSIIGGVAVSSKSSQEMMALMRQKIDPNLDSILGFLGQGLPPTAALWSKSGLMGTLRHESAYIEMGDNLRPYLLVIFTEQSQNVHLLPFISQQVVAAMGNLA is encoded by the coding sequence ATGACTTTTTTCCACAAAGATAAAGACTTAGCTCATCTGGGATATCAGATCTTGGATAATACTTGGACTGCTTTTCCCCAACTGAGCCAAGATCAAGTGGCGCTCACTTGGGTGGTTTATGACCCTCCTATTTGGGTAAATACAGGAGGAGCGCTATCGGCTGAAGAGTTCTGGAAACACCCGGTGAGGGGATTTGAATATCGAGGAAAACAGGCGATCGCCCCTGCGCATTTGGTCACCCTGTTTTATTTAGTCGCTATCTATGAGTGGTTGGAAACAGGTATGGCTCTTCCTAGTGCAGAATTGGAACGAGCCATCCAAGATATGATCCGCGATCGCAATCCTGATGCTACCAGTTTAGTCCTTGATGTGTTGACCGGAACGACGAGCGGACCCACGTTTTCCGGCGGCCCCTTTGAAACCTGGAAGTCCCAACGTAATATTGTTAACCGCTATTTTCAGTCCTTGGGATGGCCAGAATTAGAGTCTATTAACGTAAACCAAAAGAATTGGACGTATGGAGCTTATGGCCGCGATCGCCTATTTTTAGGCCCCCAGATGGAAAACCAAAATCGCTTAACCACCAATGCCACCGCTCGCCTACTACATAGTATTATCGGTGGCGTAGCCGTTTCCTCCAAATCCTCTCAGGAAATGATGGCCTTGATGCGCCAGAAAATTGACCCTAATCTAGACTCTATCCTCGGTTTCTTGGGTCAAGGTCTACCGCCAACGGCTGCTCTATGGTCAAAATCGGGCTTAATGGGAACGCTGCGCCATGAAAGCGCCTATATTGAAATGGGGGATAATCTCCGGCCCTACTTACTGGTCATTTTTACTGAACAAAGCCAAAATGTTCACCTCCTGCCCTTTATTTCCCAGCAAGTGGTAGCCGCCATGGGCAATCTAGCTTAA